In Arsenophonus sp. aPb, one DNA window encodes the following:
- the ftsB gene encoding cell division protein FtsB translates to MRKLALILLAVLCWLQYSLWFGKNGVHDYLRVKNEVAALETLNMTFKVRNERLFAEIDDLNEGREAIEERARTELGMIRPGESFYRIVNENSFPKHK, encoded by the coding sequence ATGCGGAAATTAGCGTTGATATTGTTGGCGGTACTTTGCTGGTTACAGTATTCACTGTGGTTTGGTAAGAATGGTGTCCATGACTATTTGCGTGTGAAAAATGAAGTTGCAGCGCTAGAGACGTTGAACATGACATTTAAAGTACGCAATGAACGTTTATTTGCTGAAATAGATGATTTGAATGAGGGACGTGAAGCGATTGAGGAGCGAGCTCGAACTGAACTTGGTATGATTAGACCTGGAGAGTCTTTCTACCGTATAGTGAATGAGAATTCTTTTCCCAAACATAAATAA
- the ispD gene encoding 2-C-methyl-D-erythritol 4-phosphate cytidylyltransferase: MNKFISNHKMQIAALIPAAGIGSRMKADCAKQYLKVAGKTIIEHSISALLKQTRISQIIVSLNKDDIFFHQLAIAKNPKIKTVTGGCQRADSVLAGLNYLSDNLQLDPCWVLVHDAARPCLHQADLDSIIHFIDSQQSSYGGILAAPVRDTMKRSIQGKIDISHTVERSELWHALTPQFFPLALIKNCLTQALAQKAVITDEASALEYCGYHPQLLEGRVDNLKVTQPEDLMLAEFYLSRVL, translated from the coding sequence ATGAATAAATTCATATCAAATCATAAAATGCAGATTGCTGCTTTAATACCTGCCGCTGGTATTGGCAGTCGCATGAAAGCTGATTGTGCCAAGCAATATTTGAAAGTAGCGGGGAAAACAATTATTGAGCATAGTATATCTGCCTTACTTAAGCAGACAAGAATTTCCCAAATTATTGTTTCGTTGAATAAAGATGATATTTTTTTTCATCAATTAGCTATTGCAAAAAATCCAAAAATTAAAACTGTTACTGGGGGTTGTCAAAGGGCTGATTCAGTTTTGGCTGGGCTGAATTATTTATCAGACAATTTACAGCTAGATCCTTGTTGGGTTTTAGTTCATGATGCAGCTCGACCTTGCTTACATCAAGCTGATTTAGATAGTATTATTCATTTTATTGATAGTCAGCAATCTTCTTATGGTGGTATTTTAGCTGCGCCAGTAAGAGATACAATGAAACGTTCAATTCAAGGAAAAATAGATATTAGTCATACTGTTGAACGAAGTGAACTTTGGCATGCGCTGACGCCACAATTTTTTCCTTTAGCGTTAATAAAAAACTGTTTGACTCAAGCATTAGCGCAAAAAGCAGTAATTACCGATGAGGCTTCTGCGCTTGAATATTGCGGTTACCATCCTCAATTGCTGGAAGGTAGAGTTGATAATTTGAAGGTTACTCAACCAGAAGATTTGATGTTAGCAGAGTTTTACCTTTCTCGCGTTTTATAA
- the ispF gene encoding 2-C-methyl-D-erythritol 2,4-cyclodiphosphate synthase, with protein sequence MRIGHGFDVHKFGGDGPITICGVKIPYEQGLIAHSDGDVVLHALTDAILGAAALGDIGKHFPDTSPAFKDADSRSLLREAYSQVLKKGYCISNLDITIIAQAPKMLPYIADMRKNIADDLGCHIDDVNVKATTTEKLGFIGRKEGIACEAVALLVKDNSHDGDSTSVAAW encoded by the coding sequence ATGCGGATTGGACATGGATTTGATGTGCATAAATTTGGTGGAGATGGCCCAATTACAATTTGTGGAGTGAAAATTCCCTATGAACAAGGATTAATCGCGCATTCCGATGGCGATGTCGTCTTACATGCATTAACAGATGCTATTCTTGGAGCAGCAGCATTAGGCGATATCGGTAAACACTTTCCTGATACCAGTCCCGCTTTTAAAGATGCAGATAGCCGCAGTTTGTTACGCGAGGCGTATTCGCAGGTGTTAAAAAAAGGATATTGTATAAGTAATCTAGATATCACAATTATTGCTCAAGCACCTAAAATGCTGCCATATATTGCTGATATGCGCAAAAATATAGCAGATGATCTTGGTTGCCATATTGATGATGTCAATGTTAAAGCCACCACGACGGAAAAACTTGGATTTATTGGTAGAAAAGAAGGCATTGCTTGTGAAGCGGTGGCTTTATTAGTAAAGGATAATAGTCATGACGGTGACAGCACTTCAGTGGCTGCATGGTAA
- the truD gene encoding tRNA pseudouridine(13) synthase TruD, whose amino-acid sequence MTVTALQWLHGKPVASGAIKLTAEDFIVRENLGFLPEGEGEHLMVYVRKKGCNTQFVAEQLARFVGISPRSVSYAGLKDRQAVTEQWFCLHLPGKEDPDINQFSLAGCEILLAKRQKRKLRIGSLKGNDFELTIRQISDQQAVETRLQQIRTLGVANYFGEQRFGRSGNNLVQAERWAKGEIEVKQRNKRSFYLSAVRSVIFNFIVSERILNNKIRQIMDGDVMQLTGSGSWFVAKSEELPQLQERLQAGAIQITAPLYGEKELGTQSVAKLFEQRCLTHFSVLLPLLQAERTNLIRRAIVVVPQNMYWEWLEKQSLKLSFSLPKGSFATSVIRELINQSTKNIIDIDE is encoded by the coding sequence ATGACGGTGACAGCACTTCAGTGGCTGCATGGTAAACCAGTAGCAAGCGGAGCAATAAAATTAACCGCTGAAGATTTTATTGTGCGTGAAAATCTCGGATTTTTGCCTGAAGGTGAGGGTGAGCACCTCATGGTTTATGTTAGAAAGAAGGGTTGTAATACCCAATTTGTAGCCGAACAGCTGGCGCGTTTTGTTGGTATTTCTCCACGTAGTGTCAGTTATGCTGGATTAAAAGATCGGCAAGCAGTGACTGAACAGTGGTTTTGTCTTCATTTGCCAGGTAAGGAAGATCCCGATATTAATCAGTTTTCACTAGCAGGATGTGAAATTTTGCTAGCGAAACGACAAAAACGTAAATTACGTATCGGTTCATTAAAAGGCAATGATTTTGAGCTAACCATTCGACAAATTAGTGATCAGCAAGCGGTGGAAACACGTTTGCAACAAATCAGAACATTGGGCGTAGCTAACTATTTTGGTGAACAGCGTTTTGGTCGATCGGGTAATAATCTCGTGCAAGCTGAGCGTTGGGCAAAAGGTGAAATTGAAGTTAAGCAGCGAAACAAGCGTAGTTTTTATCTCTCTGCTGTTCGGAGTGTTATATTTAATTTTATCGTCAGCGAACGTATACTCAATAATAAAATACGTCAGATAATGGACGGTGATGTTATGCAATTAACCGGTAGTGGCAGTTGGTTTGTTGCTAAGAGTGAAGAATTACCTCAATTACAAGAGAGATTGCAGGCTGGTGCAATCCAAATCACTGCTCCGCTTTATGGTGAAAAAGAATTAGGAACTCAATCAGTAGCAAAACTGTTTGAACAACGATGTTTAACCCATTTTTCTGTTTTATTGCCATTACTGCAAGCTGAACGAACAAATTTGATCCGGCGAGCGATCGTCGTTGTTCCACAAAATATGTATTGGGAATGGTTAGAAAAGCAATCCCTAAAACTGTCTTTTTCATTACCTAAGGGTAGTTTTGCCACCAGTGTAATAAGAGAATTAATCAATCAATCGACTAAAAATATTATTGATATTGACGAATAG